One Astyanax mexicanus isolate ESR-SI-001 chromosome 3, AstMex3_surface, whole genome shotgun sequence genomic region harbors:
- the LOC111191627 gene encoding hemoglobin cathodic subunit alpha codes for MSLTAKDKAVVKAIWGKIGGKADAIGHEALARMLVVYPQTKTYFSHWSDLSPDSDEAKKHGKNVMGAITGAVENMDDLVGELSGLSELHAFKLRMDPVNYKILSHNILVTLAVNFPDDFTPEVHVAVDKFLAAVNSAIAEKYR; via the exons ATGAGTTTGACTGCCAAAGACAAGGCAGTGGTGAAGGCTATCTGGGGTAAAATTGGCGGAAAAGCTGACGCTATTGGCCATGAAGCTCTAGCAAG GATGCTCGTCGTCTACCCCCAGACCAAAACCTACTTCTCCCACTGGTCTGACCTCTCTCCCGATTCCGATGAAGCAAAGAAACATGGCAAAAACGTGATGGGAGCGATCACTGGAGCTGTGGAAAATATGGATGATCTGGTTGGTGAACTGAGTGGCTTAAGCGAGCTTCATGCTTTCAAACTGCGCATGGACCCCGTCAATTACAAG aTTTTGTCTCACAATATCCTGGTGACTCTTGCCGTCAATTTCCCAGATGATTTCACTCCTGAGGTGCACGTTGCTGTGGATAAGTTCCTCGCAGCCGTGAATTCAGCAATTGCTGAAAAATACAGATAA
- the hbba2 gene encoding hemoglobin, beta adult 2, protein MVEWSDAERSAIAAVWGKLNLDEVGPQALGRVLIVYPWTQRYFGTFGDLSNAAAILGNPKVANHGKVVLGALDKAVKNLDNIKGTYANLSQLHCEKLNVDPDNFRLLADCLTIVIATKFGAAFPPQVQATWQKLMAVVVAALTSRYF, encoded by the exons ATGGTGGAGTGGTCAGATGCGGAGCGCAGCGCCATTGCGGCAGTTTGGGGTAAACTGAATCTTGATGAAGTCGGACCCCAGGCTTTGGGAAG AGTTCTGATTGTCTACCCGTGGACTCAGCGGTATTTCGGAACCTTTGGAGATCTGTCCAACGCTGCTGCCATCCTAGGGAATCCTAAGGTGGCCAACCATGGTAAAGTGGTGTTGGGTGCTCTGGACAAGGCTGTGAAGAACCTGGACAACATCAAGGGGACGTACGCCAACCTTAGCCAGCTGCACTGTGAAAAACTCAACGTGGACCCTGATAATTTCAGG CTGCTGGCCGATTGCCTCACCATCGTGATCGCCACCAAATTCGGAGCCGCCTTCCCTCCCCAGGTCCAGGCTACGTGGCAGAAGCTGATGGCAGTCGTGGTTGCCGCTCTTACCAGccgatacttttaa
- the LOC103024400 gene encoding hemoglobin cathodic subunit alpha has protein sequence MSLTAKDKAAVKAIWGKIGGKADAIGHEALARMLVVYPQTKTYFSHWSDLSPGSEEVKKHGKTVMGAITGAVDKMDDLVGGLSALSDLHAFKLRVDPGNFKILSHNILVTLAVNFPGDFTPEVHVAVDKFLAAVSSAIADKYR, from the exons ATGAGTTTGACTGCTAAAGACAAGGCCGCGGTGAAGGCTATCTGGGGTAAAATAGGCGGAAAAGCTGACGCTATTGGCCATGAAGCTCTAGCAAG GATGCTCGTCGTCTACCCCCAGACCAAAACCTACTTCTCCCACTGGTCTGACCTCTCTCCCGGTTCCGAGGAAGTAAAGAAACACGGCAAAACCGTGATGGGAGCGATCACTGGAGCTGTGGACAAGATGGATGATCTGGTTGGGGGACTTAGTGCCTTAAGCGACCTTCATGCTTTCAAACTGCGCGTGGACCCCGGTAATTTCAAG aTTTTGTCTCACAATATCCTGGTGACTCTTGCCGTCAATTTCCCAGGTGATTTCACTCCTGAGGTGCACGTGGCTGTGGATAAGTTCCTCGCAGCCGTGTCTTCAGCAATTGCTGATAAATACAGATAA